From a region of the Arachis ipaensis cultivar K30076 chromosome B09, Araip1.1, whole genome shotgun sequence genome:
- the LOC107619284 gene encoding E3 ubiquitin-protein ligase RHA2A has protein sequence MGLQNQLNDVSSGSIPLLLIAHIATCVNYLRSMLFALLQTLGLSRLHTHQIVDDGFFATVGSGLAGLIMLSDQLAVNNRFFYTYTVVDHADSDACVVCQTNFKEGEQVRMLPCRHVFHRHCFDGWLHHFKFNCPLCRYPLLSDERVALTERRVGRELVSWFSLR, from the coding sequence atggGTTTGCAAAACCAGCTAAACGACGTGTCGTCTGGTTCAATTCCACTGCTGCTGATTGCGCACATAGCCACCTGCGTCAACTACCTCCGTTCCATGCTCTTCGCTCTTCTCCAAACCCTAGGTCTCTCTAGGCTCCACACACACCAGATCGTCGACGACGGATTCTTCGCCACCGTCGGATCCGGCCTCGCCGGACTCATCATGCTCTCCGATCAGCTGGCCGTTAACAACCGATTCTTCTACACCTACACCGTCGTCGACCACGCCGACTCCGACGCCTGCGTCGTCTGCCAGACCAACTTCAAGGAAGGGGAACAGGTACGGATGCTTCCCTGCCGCCACGTCTTCCACCGCCACTGCTTCGACGGCTGGCTCCATCACTTCAAGTTCAACTGCCCTCTCTGCCGCTACCCGCTACTCTCCGACGAACGCGTGGCCCTCACGGAACGCCGCGTCGGTCGTGAACTCGTCTCGTGGTTCTCCCTTCGGTGA